One Lentimicrobiaceae bacterium genomic window carries:
- a CDS encoding HAMP domain-containing histidine kinase, whose translation MEQELSDTKKDCKQSEQLLAEEQLKEINLTKNKFFSIIAHDLRSPFTSILGFARLLQDEYDDFSDDERKMMIGQILDSTESTYQLLDNLLAWTKSQLGKTIFNPETFTLNSLILESVKQTISQAKIKQITISTSYTENISLTADLNMMRTVLRNLLSNAIKFSYPGSEIKLNAETENNMLTISVADFGTGMTEDVRQSLFKLNENLPTTKGTANEKGTGLGLILCREFMEKNGGTIAATSEVGKGSTFSISLPISPAE comes from the coding sequence ATGGAACAAGAATTATCCGACACAAAAAAGGATTGTAAACAATCTGAACAACTATTGGCAGAAGAGCAGCTCAAGGAAATCAATCTGACTAAAAACAAATTTTTTTCAATCATTGCACATGATTTGCGCAGCCCTTTCACCAGCATTCTTGGGTTTGCCCGGTTGCTTCAGGATGAGTACGACGATTTTTCTGACGATGAGCGCAAGATGATGATTGGCCAGATACTTGATTCAACCGAATCGACCTACCAGCTGCTCGACAACTTGCTGGCATGGACCAAAAGCCAGCTCGGCAAAACCATTTTTAACCCTGAGACCTTTACCCTCAACAGTCTCATACTTGAATCAGTAAAACAGACCATATCTCAGGCAAAAATCAAGCAAATAACTATCTCTACTTCCTATACAGAAAACATCAGCCTTACAGCTGATTTAAACATGATGCGCACTGTATTGCGCAATTTATTGTCAAATGCCATTAAATTTTCATATCCTGGCAGCGAAATTAAATTGAATGCTGAAACAGAAAACAATATGTTAACCATATCTGTTGCCGATTTTGGAACCGGAATGACAGAAGACGTAAGGCAAAGTCTTTTTAAATTAAATGAGAATCTTCCAACGACCAAAGGCACAGCCAACGAAAAAGGCACAGGCCTCGGCCTTATCCTTTGCCGCGAATTTATGGAAAAGAATGGCGGAACCATTGCGGCCACAAGTGAAGTCGGAAAAGGAAGCACCTTTAGTATAAGTTTGCCAATCAGCCCGGCTGAATAA